Proteins encoded by one window of Arachis hypogaea cultivar Tifrunner chromosome 1, arahy.Tifrunner.gnm2.J5K5, whole genome shotgun sequence:
- the LOC112802227 gene encoding LOW QUALITY PROTEIN: putative glycerol-3-phosphate transporter 4 (The sequence of the model RefSeq protein was modified relative to this genomic sequence to represent the inferred CDS: deleted 3 bases in 3 codons; substituted 1 base at 1 genomic stop codon) — MYQRLASRKFFSSLAPENFEELEKVKQDLILSEDITCFSGSRLGYVYVYVCGYVYVGLFEAQLIAVAMSFLDGDIGVNNYSSWNARPGSARLGNVAFLACYSLGMYVAGHLGDTLDLRLFLTTAMMGSGIFVALFGMGFFWDVHEFWFYLSMQMVAGLFQATGWPSVVAVMELLGEEERVIMGIGGLGLAQEACMNTGVXWVIPFALCLFFAKLVAYTFLYWLPFYLTQAEIGGEYLSVKAAGNISTMFDLGGIFGGILAGYLSDKLDARAITAASFMYAAIPSMLLYRCYGSVSMTINIALMALTGLLVNGPYALITTAVSADLGTHSSLRGDSRALATVTAIIDGTGSVGAALGPLLTGFISTRGWNEVFLMLTIGAFIAGILLTRLVIAEIAEKSGQNLYREQQNSGAQPLLQEQR; from the exons ATGTACCAAAGATTGGCTTCAAgaaaatttttctcttctcttgcaCCTGAGAATTTCGAAGAGCTTGAAAAGGTCAAGCAAg aTTTGATTTTATCAGAGGACATTACTTGTTTCAGTGGGTCCAG ACTtggttatgtttatgtttatgtttgtggtTATGTTTATGTTGGTTTGTTTGAGGCACAACTTATAGCAGTTGCAATGTCATTTTTGGATGGGGATATTGGTGTCAACAATTATAGCAGTTGGAAT GCCCGTCCCGGCTCGGCGAGATTGGGAAACGTTGCCTTCCTCGCTTGCTACTCCCTTGGCATGTACGTCGCCGGCCACCTCGGCGATACCCTAGACCTTCGTTTGTTTCTCACTACC GCCATGATGGGAAGTGGAATCTTC GTTGCTCTTTTCGGAATGGGATTCTTCTGGGACGTTCATGAATTTTGGTTCTACTTATCGATGCAGATGGTGGCAGGGTTG TTCCAAGCCACAGGTTGGCCTTCTGTGGTAGCAGTTATGGAACTTTtgggagaggaagagagggtgaTAATGGGGAT AGGAGGCTTGGGGCTTGCTCAGGAGGCTTGTATGAACACCGGTGTATGATGGGTCATTCCATTTGCGCTCTGTCTTTTCTTTGCCAAGCTTGTCGCCTATACTTTCTTATATTGGTTGCCATTTTACTTGACTCAA GCAGAAATTGGAGGGGAGTACCTCTCGGTAAAAGCTGCCGGGAACATTTCCACCATGTTCGATTTAGGAGGCATTTTTGGGGGTATTCTTGCTGGTTACCTGTCGGATAAACTCGATGCCCGTGCTATTACTGCAGCGAGCTTTATGTATGCAGCAATTCCTTCGATGCTTTTGTACCGATGTTATGGAAGTGTTTCGATGACAATCAACATTGCCCTTATGGCGTTAACTGGTTTACTTGTAAATGGTCCTTATGCACTTATCACCACTGCTGTCTCTGCGGACCTGGGGACACATAGTTCTCTTAGAGGAGATTCTCGAGCTCTTGCTACTGTCACTGCTATAATAGATGGTACGGGATCGGTTGGTGCAGCGCTTGGTCCCCTTCTTACTGGCTTCATTTCAACAAGGGGATGGAATGAAGTTTTCCTTATGCTAACCATTGGTGCTTTTATTGCTGGAATTCTTCTTACACGTTTGGTCATAGCTGAAATTGCAGAGAAGTCTGGCCAAAATTTATACAGGGAACAGCAAAATTCTGGAG CTCAACCGCTTCTACAGGAGCAAAGGTGA